In Streptomyces capitiformicae, one genomic interval encodes:
- the deoC gene encoding deoxyribose-phosphate aldolase → MSTAAPHALADVTTSDRTLRRFLHGLPGVDPVGLEARAASLGTRSIKTTAKAYAIDLAISMVDLTTLEGADTPGKVRALGAKAVHPDPTDRATPPTAAVCVYPDMVAAAKEAVAGSSVKVASVATAFPAGRAPLAVKLADVREAVTAGADEIDMVIDRGAFLAGDYMKVFTEIVAVKEACGLARLKVIFETGELSTYDNIRRASWLGMLAGADFIKTSTGKVAVNATPANTLLMLEAVRDFRTQTGIQVGVKPAGGIRTTKDAIKFLVLVNETTGEDWLDNHWFRFGASSLLNDLLMQRQKLATGRYSGPDYVTVD, encoded by the coding sequence ATGTCCACAGCCGCACCCCACGCCCTAGCCGACGTCACCACATCCGATCGCACACTCCGCCGCTTCCTCCACGGACTCCCCGGCGTAGACCCGGTCGGCCTGGAGGCCCGCGCCGCCTCCCTCGGCACCCGTTCCATCAAGACGACCGCCAAGGCGTACGCCATCGACCTGGCCATCTCGATGGTCGATCTGACGACCCTGGAAGGCGCGGACACCCCGGGCAAGGTCCGGGCCCTCGGCGCCAAGGCGGTCCACCCCGACCCGACCGACCGCGCCACACCCCCGACCGCGGCCGTCTGCGTCTACCCCGACATGGTGGCCGCGGCCAAGGAAGCCGTCGCGGGCTCGAGCGTGAAGGTCGCCTCGGTCGCCACGGCGTTCCCCGCGGGCCGCGCCCCCCTCGCCGTGAAGCTGGCGGACGTCCGCGAGGCCGTCACCGCAGGCGCCGACGAGATCGACATGGTCATCGACCGCGGCGCGTTCCTCGCGGGCGACTACATGAAGGTTTTCACCGAGATCGTCGCCGTGAAAGAGGCCTGCGGACTCGCCCGTCTGAAGGTCATCTTCGAAACGGGCGAACTCTCGACGTACGACAACATCCGCAGGGCCAGCTGGCTCGGCATGCTCGCCGGTGCGGACTTCATCAAGACGTCCACCGGCAAGGTCGCGGTCAACGCCACCCCCGCGAACACGCTGCTTATGCTGGAAGCGGTACGAGACTTCCGTACCCAGACCGGCATCCAGGTCGGCGTGAAGCCCGCCGGCGGCATCCGCACCACCAAGGACGCCATCAAGTTCCTCGTCCTGGTCAACGAGACGACCGGCGAGGACTGGCTGGACAACCACTGGTTCCGCTTCGGCGCCTCCTCGCTCCTGAACGACCTGCTGATGCAGCGTCAGAAGCTGGCCACCGGCCGCTACTCCGGCCCCGACTACGTGACGGTGGACTGA
- a CDS encoding aldehyde dehydrogenase family protein: MASAFDYAPAPESRAIVDIAPSYGLFIDGEFTEAADGKVFKTVSPASEEVLAEIAQAGEADVDRAVQAARKAFEKWSALPGTERAKYLFRIARIIQERSRELAVLETLDNGKPIKETRDADLPLVAAHFFYYAGWADKLDHAGFGTDPRPLGVAGQVIPWNFPLLMLAWKIAPALATGNTVVLKPAETTPLSALFFADICRQAGLPKGVVNILPGYGDTGAALVAHPDVNKVAFTGSTAVGKEIAKTVAGTHKKLTLELGGKGANIVFDDAPIDQAVEGIVNGIFFNQGQVCCAGSRLLVQESIQEELLDSLKRRLSTLRLGDPLDKNTDIGAINSEEQLSRITSLVERGEAEGAERWSLACELPTSGYWFAPTLFTNVTQAHTIARDEIFGPVLSVLTFRTPDEAVAKANNTQYGLSAGIWTEKGSRILAVANKLRAGVVWSNTFNKFDPTSPFGGYKESGFGREGGRHGLEAYLDV; this comes from the coding sequence ATGGCATCGGCATTCGATTACGCACCGGCCCCCGAGTCCCGCGCGATCGTGGACATCGCCCCGTCCTACGGCCTGTTCATCGACGGCGAGTTCACCGAGGCCGCCGACGGCAAGGTCTTCAAGACGGTCAGCCCCGCCTCCGAGGAGGTCCTCGCCGAGATCGCCCAGGCGGGCGAGGCGGACGTGGACCGCGCGGTGCAGGCGGCCCGCAAGGCGTTCGAGAAGTGGTCCGCGCTCCCCGGCACGGAACGCGCGAAGTACCTCTTCCGCATCGCCCGCATCATCCAGGAACGCAGCCGCGAACTGGCCGTCCTGGAAACCCTCGACAACGGCAAGCCCATCAAGGAGACCCGCGACGCCGACCTCCCCCTGGTCGCCGCGCACTTCTTCTACTACGCGGGCTGGGCCGACAAACTCGACCACGCCGGCTTCGGCACGGACCCCCGGCCACTGGGCGTGGCAGGCCAGGTCATCCCCTGGAACTTCCCCCTCCTGATGCTGGCGTGGAAGATCGCCCCGGCCCTGGCGACAGGCAACACGGTGGTCCTGAAGCCCGCCGAGACGACCCCCCTCTCGGCCCTGTTCTTCGCGGACATCTGCCGCCAGGCAGGCCTGCCGAAGGGCGTCGTCAACATCCTCCCGGGCTACGGCGACACGGGCGCGGCACTGGTCGCGCACCCGGACGTCAACAAGGTCGCCTTCACCGGCTCCACAGCCGTAGGCAAGGAGATCGCGAAAACAGTCGCCGGCACCCACAAGAAGCTCACCCTCGAACTGGGCGGCAAGGGTGCGAACATCGTCTTCGACGACGCCCCGATCGACCAGGCGGTGGAAGGGATCGTCAACGGGATCTTCTTCAACCAGGGCCAGGTCTGCTGCGCGGGCAGCCGCCTCCTCGTCCAGGAGTCGATCCAGGAGGAGCTCCTCGACTCCCTGAAGCGGAGGCTCTCCACGCTCCGCCTGGGCGACCCCCTCGACAAGAACACGGACATCGGCGCGATCAACTCCGAGGAACAGCTCTCGCGCATCACCTCGCTCGTCGAGCGCGGCGAGGCGGAGGGCGCCGAACGCTGGTCCTTGGCCTGCGAACTGCCCACGTCCGGCTACTGGTTCGCCCCGACGCTCTTCACGAACGTCACCCAGGCACACACCATCGCGCGGGACGAGATCTTCGGCCCGGTGCTGTCGGTCCTCACCTTCCGCACTCCGGACGAGGCCGTCGCCAAGGCCAACAACACCCAGTACGGCCTCTCGGCGGGCATCTGGACCGAGAAGGGCTCCCGGATCCTGGCCGTCGCGAACAAGCTCCGCGCGGGCGTCGTCTGGTCCAACACGTTCAACAAGTTCGACCCGACCTCGCCGTTCGGCGGCTACAAGGAGTCGGGCTTCGGCCGCGAGGGCGGCCGCCACGGCCTGGAGGCGTACCTCGATGTCTGA
- a CDS encoding aldehyde dehydrogenase family protein, producing MSDRLSVFKTYKLYVGGKFPRSESGRVYEVTDAKGQWLANAPLSSRKDARDAVVAARKAFSAWSGATAYNRGQILYRVAEMLEGRKAQFVREVADAEGLSKSKAADQVDATIDRWVWYAGWTDKIAQVVGGGNPVAGPYFNLSTPEPTGVVAVVAPQESSFLGLVSVVAPVIATGNTAVVVASEKSPLPSLSLGEVLATSDVPGGVVNILSGRTAEIATPLAAHQDVNAIDLAGADDVLAKELEIAAADNLKRVLRPQPVDNWSTPPGIDRMTAFLETKTVWHPTGSLGASGSSY from the coding sequence ATGTCTGACCGTTTGAGCGTCTTCAAGACCTACAAGCTGTACGTCGGGGGCAAGTTCCCCCGCTCCGAAAGCGGCCGGGTGTACGAAGTGACCGATGCAAAGGGCCAGTGGCTGGCGAACGCACCGCTCTCCTCCCGCAAGGACGCCCGTGACGCGGTCGTCGCGGCCCGCAAGGCGTTCAGCGCCTGGTCGGGCGCGACGGCGTACAACCGGGGCCAGATCCTCTACCGAGTGGCGGAGATGCTGGAGGGCCGCAAGGCCCAGTTCGTCCGCGAGGTGGCCGACGCCGAGGGCCTGTCGAAGTCCAAGGCCGCGGACCAGGTGGACGCGACGATCGACCGCTGGGTCTGGTACGCGGGCTGGACCGACAAGATCGCCCAGGTGGTCGGCGGCGGAAACCCGGTCGCGGGCCCGTACTTCAACCTCTCCACCCCCGAGCCGACCGGCGTCGTAGCCGTCGTCGCCCCCCAGGAGTCGTCCTTCCTGGGCCTGGTCTCGGTGGTGGCCCCGGTGATCGCCACGGGCAACACGGCGGTAGTGGTGGCGAGCGAGAAGTCCCCCCTCCCGTCGCTCTCCCTCGGCGAGGTCCTCGCCACGTCCGACGTCCCCGGCGGCGTGGTCAACATCCTCTCCGGCCGCACGGCGGAGATCGCGACCCCGCTCGCCGCCCACCAGGACGTCAACGCGATCGACCTGGCCGGCGCGGACGACGTACTGGCGAAGGAACTGGAGATCGCGGCCGCCGACAACCTGAAGCGGGTCCTTCGTCCACAGCCTGTGGACAACTGGTCGACGCCCCCCGGAATCGACCGTATGACGGCGTTCCTGGAGACGAAGACGGTCTGGCACCCGACAGGCTCGCTGGGCGCGTCGGGGTCGTCGTACTGA
- a CDS encoding uridine kinase family protein, with translation MSSHPPIHPPIPTRVVLLSGPSGSGKSLLAARSALPVLRLDDFYKEGDDPTLPLVEGSSDIDWDHPLSWDADTAVAAIEELCRTGRTTVPTYDISLSARTGAEALHIERTPLFIAEGIFAAEIVERCRELGVLADALCLTRGPVKTFRRRFLRDLKEGRKSVPFLLRRGWRLMRQERSIVARQTELGAHPCDKAEALGRLAAAAEGRCAQAAT, from the coding sequence GTGAGTTCGCATCCCCCGATACATCCCCCGATACCGACCCGGGTCGTCCTGCTGTCCGGTCCGTCCGGCTCGGGCAAGTCCCTGCTCGCCGCCCGTTCCGCCCTGCCCGTGCTGCGGCTGGACGACTTCTACAAGGAGGGCGACGACCCGACGCTGCCCCTGGTGGAAGGCAGCTCGGACATCGACTGGGACCACCCGCTGTCGTGGGACGCGGACACCGCCGTCGCGGCGATCGAGGAACTGTGCCGCACGGGCCGTACGACCGTGCCGACGTACGACATCTCCCTCAGCGCCCGCACCGGCGCGGAGGCGCTGCACATCGAGCGGACCCCGCTGTTCATCGCGGAGGGCATCTTCGCCGCCGAGATCGTCGAGCGCTGCCGGGAGTTGGGTGTACTGGCGGATGCCCTGTGCCTGACCCGGGGCCCGGTGAAGACCTTCCGCCGCCGTTTCCTGCGCGATCTGAAGGAGGGCCGCAAGTCGGTGCCGTTCCTGCTGCGGCGCGGCTGGCGGCTGATGCGTCAGGAACGCTCGATCGTGGCCCGCCAGACGGAGTTGGGCGCCCATCCCTGCGACAAGGCCGAGGCCCTGGGCCGCTTGGCCGCGGCCGCCGAGGGCCGCTGCGCACAGGCGGCGACGTAA
- a CDS encoding SigE family RNA polymerase sigma factor: MNTLHSTSTSAVVTRLHDVIRNTEKSGAVSGRGCARGTGRQHTTYMSVVDAHVGGSTTGVTHGGTGVAAAYGEGTGERRSVSEAEFTAYVQERRASLYATAYHLTGDRFEAEDLLQSALFSTYKAWDRISDKAAVGGYLRRTMTNLHISAWRRRKLNEYPTEELPETAGDTDAMRGTELRAVLWQALARLPELQRTMLVLRYYEGRTDPEIAEILDISVGTVKSSIWRSLRRLREDEVLSFGRDEEESFGELVA, translated from the coding sequence ATGAACACGCTGCACAGCACCAGCACTAGCGCAGTTGTCACGCGTCTCCACGACGTCATCCGGAACACGGAGAAGTCCGGTGCCGTGAGCGGGCGGGGGTGCGCTCGCGGCACCGGGCGTCAGCACACCACGTACATGTCGGTGGTTGACGCGCATGTGGGGGGAAGCACCACGGGGGTGACCCACGGGGGAACGGGGGTCGCGGCCGCGTACGGGGAGGGCACGGGGGAGCGCCGTTCTGTGTCGGAGGCGGAGTTCACCGCCTACGTCCAGGAGCGTCGTGCCTCCCTGTACGCAACCGCCTACCACCTGACCGGTGACCGCTTCGAGGCCGAGGACCTCCTCCAGAGCGCCCTCTTCTCGACGTACAAGGCATGGGACCGGATCAGCGACAAGGCCGCGGTCGGGGGCTACCTCCGCCGCACCATGACGAACTTGCACATCAGCGCGTGGCGCCGCCGCAAGCTGAACGAGTACCCGACCGAGGAGCTGCCGGAGACCGCCGGCGACACGGACGCCATGCGCGGCACCGAACTGCGCGCCGTCCTGTGGCAGGCGCTCGCCCGGCTCCCCGAACTCCAGCGCACCATGCTGGTCCTGCGTTACTACGAGGGCCGCACGGACCCGGAGATCGCGGAGATCCTCGACATCAGTGTCGGCACGGTGAAGTCCAGCATCTGGCGGTCCCTCCGCCGGCTGCGCGAGGACGAGGTCCTCAGCTTCGGCCGTGACGAGGAGGAGTCCTTCGGGGAGCTTGTCGCCTGA
- the afsQ1 gene encoding two-component system response regulator AfsQ1, protein MPSLLLIEDDDAIRTALELSLTRQGHRVATAATGEDGLKLLREQRPDLIVLDVMLPGIDGFEVCRRIRRTDQLPIILLTARSDDIDVVVGLESGADDYVVKPVQGRVLDARIRAVLRRGEREANDAATFGSLVIDRAAMTVTKNGEDLQLTPTELRLLLELSRRPGQALSRQQLLRLVWEHDYLGDSRLVDACVQRLRAKVEDVPSSPTLIRTVRGVGYRLDVPQ, encoded by the coding sequence GTGCCTTCCCTGTTGCTGATCGAGGACGACGACGCCATCCGCACGGCCCTGGAGCTCTCACTGACGCGCCAGGGGCACCGTGTCGCCACCGCCGCCACCGGCGAGGATGGTCTCAAGCTGCTGCGCGAACAGCGGCCGGATCTGATCGTTTTGGACGTGATGCTGCCCGGCATCGACGGCTTCGAGGTGTGCCGGCGGATCCGGCGCACCGACCAGCTGCCGATCATCCTGCTGACCGCGCGCAGCGACGACATCGACGTCGTGGTGGGCCTGGAGTCCGGTGCCGACGACTACGTGGTCAAGCCCGTGCAGGGGCGGGTGCTGGACGCCCGTATCCGCGCGGTGCTGCGGCGCGGTGAGCGCGAGGCCAATGACGCGGCGACCTTCGGCAGCCTTGTGATCGACCGTGCGGCGATGACGGTGACGAAGAACGGCGAGGACCTCCAGCTGACGCCCACCGAGCTGCGGTTGCTCCTGGAGCTGAGCCGCCGGCCCGGACAGGCCCTGTCGCGGCAGCAGTTGCTGCGTCTGGTGTGGGAGCACGACTATCTGGGCGACTCCCGGCTGGTGGACGCGTGCGTGCAGCGGCTGCGCGCCAAGGTCGAGGACGTGCCGTCGTCGCCGACCCTGATCCGTACCGTGCGTGGTGTCGGCTACCGGCTGGACGTTCCTCAGTGA
- a CDS encoding sensor histidine kinase: MTEARRGIRGWSAARRKVQSRIRFTSLRLRLVVVFGLVALTAAVSASGIAYWLNREAVQTRAQNAALNDFEREMQSHVSTLRPNPTQEQLRVAARRMAEGGERSSVLLVAEGADGRTVTGSSTDNSLDGFSLEDVPASLQKAVNKRQKITSGNRHAYHVYWQRVIDGDTPYLVGGAKMIGGGPTGYVRKSLASEAKDLNSLAWSLGIATGLSLIGSALLAQAAATTVLKPVQRLGVAARRLGEGKLDTRLRVSGTDELADLSRTFNLAAESLEKKVDDMSAREEASRRFVADMSHELRTPLTAITAVTEVLEEELDADTGSLDPMIEPAVRLVVSETRRLNDLVENLMEVTRFDAGTARLVLDDVDIADQITACIDARAWLDAVELDAERGIMANLDPRRLDVIMANLIGNALKHGGSPVRVSVREEGEDLVIDVQDHGPGIPEDVLPHVFDRFYKASASRPRSEGSGLGLSIALENAHIHGGEITAANSPKGGAVFTLRLPRDAAPLIAQERDDGDTEDTEGDVQ; the protein is encoded by the coding sequence GTGACGGAGGCCCGAAGGGGGATCCGCGGCTGGTCCGCGGCTCGCAGGAAAGTACAGTCACGGATCCGTTTCACGAGTCTGCGGCTGCGTCTGGTGGTCGTCTTCGGGCTGGTTGCGCTCACGGCGGCCGTGTCGGCGTCCGGGATCGCGTACTGGCTCAACCGCGAGGCCGTGCAGACGCGGGCGCAGAACGCGGCGCTCAACGACTTCGAGCGGGAGATGCAGAGCCATGTGAGCACGCTGCGCCCGAACCCGACGCAGGAGCAACTGCGCGTCGCGGCACGGAGGATGGCGGAGGGCGGCGAGCGGTCCAGTGTGCTGCTCGTCGCCGAGGGCGCCGACGGCCGGACGGTGACCGGGTCCTCGACCGACAACTCACTGGACGGCTTCTCGCTGGAGGACGTGCCCGCGTCCCTGCAGAAGGCCGTCAACAAGCGGCAGAAGATCACGTCCGGCAACAGGCACGCGTATCACGTGTACTGGCAGCGTGTCATCGACGGCGATACCCCCTACCTGGTGGGCGGCGCGAAGATGATCGGCGGGGGGCCGACCGGCTATGTGCGCAAGTCCCTCGCCTCGGAGGCGAAGGACCTCAACTCGCTGGCCTGGTCGCTCGGCATCGCGACGGGTCTGTCGCTCATCGGCTCGGCGTTGCTCGCGCAGGCCGCCGCGACGACCGTGCTGAAGCCGGTACAGCGGCTCGGTGTCGCCGCCCGGCGGCTCGGCGAGGGCAAGCTCGACACCCGGCTCAGGGTCTCCGGCACGGACGAACTGGCCGATCTCTCCCGGACGTTCAACCTCGCGGCGGAGTCCCTGGAGAAGAAGGTCGACGACATGAGCGCCCGCGAGGAGGCATCCCGGCGTTTCGTCGCCGACATGTCCCATGAGCTGCGTACGCCACTGACGGCGATCACGGCCGTCACGGAGGTGCTGGAGGAGGAGTTGGACGCCGACACGGGCAGCCTCGATCCCATGATCGAGCCGGCGGTACGACTCGTCGTCAGCGAGACACGACGGCTCAACGACCTGGTCGAGAACCTGATGGAGGTGACCCGCTTCGACGCGGGCACGGCCAGGCTGGTCCTCGACGACGTGGACATCGCCGACCAGATCACCGCCTGCATCGACGCCCGCGCCTGGCTGGACGCGGTGGAGCTGGACGCCGAGCGCGGCATCATGGCCAATCTGGACCCGCGCCGCCTGGACGTGATCATGGCGAACCTGATCGGCAACGCGCTCAAGCACGGCGGTTCGCCGGTTCGGGTCTCGGTCCGCGAGGAGGGCGAGGACCTGGTCATCGACGTCCAGGACCACGGTCCGGGCATCCCCGAGGATGTCCTCCCGCACGTCTTCGACCGGTTCTACAAGGCGAGCGCCTCCCGCCCGCGCTCCGAGGGCAGCGGGCTCGGTCTGTCCATCGCCCTGGAGAACGCCCACATCCACGGCGGTGAGATCACCGCCGCCAACTCCCCCAAGGGCGGCGCTGTGTTCACCCTGCGCCTGCCCCGGGACGCGGCCCCGCTGATCGCACAGGAGCGGGACGACGGCGACACGGAGGATACCGAGGGGGACGTGCAGTGA
- a CDS encoding VanZ family protein: MLVAWITLRPLDVTWVSAANLRPFAGIRADLALGWPEAALRIGEGLALLAPLGVLLPMAHGRLAVSPIASLARAVAAGALLSLAIELLQTGVPGQVVDIDSILLNTVGVGLAHLAVVPVVRVALRRRAETRVRADLPREKTSETSQGRTPTIPRVGIAP; the protein is encoded by the coding sequence GTGCTCGTTGCCTGGATCACGCTGCGTCCGCTGGACGTCACCTGGGTGAGTGCCGCGAACCTGCGGCCGTTCGCGGGGATCAGAGCGGATCTGGCCCTGGGGTGGCCGGAGGCCGCGCTGCGGATCGGTGAGGGGCTCGCGCTGCTGGCCCCGCTGGGTGTGCTGTTGCCGATGGCGCACGGCAGACTGGCGGTCTCGCCGATCGCGTCGCTGGCCCGGGCGGTCGCGGCCGGGGCGCTGCTGTCGCTGGCCATCGAGCTGTTGCAGACCGGGGTGCCCGGTCAGGTCGTCGACATCGACTCGATCCTGCTGAACACGGTCGGCGTGGGGCTGGCCCACCTCGCGGTCGTGCCCGTGGTCAGGGTGGCACTCCGCCGCCGGGCCGAGACCCGGGTCCGGGCGGACCTTCCCCGGGAGAAGACCTCGGAGACCTCTCAGGGTCGGACCCCGACGATTCCCAGGGTCGGAATAGCTCCATAG
- a CDS encoding PspC domain-containing protein yields MSRLARPAEGRMIGGVCAALARRFGTSATTMRVIFVLSCLLPGPQFLLYIALWILLPSEGKARTAW; encoded by the coding sequence ATGAGCCGCCTTGCCCGCCCCGCGGAAGGCCGGATGATCGGCGGAGTGTGCGCAGCGCTGGCACGGCGCTTCGGCACCTCCGCCACCACGATGCGCGTGATCTTCGTGCTGTCGTGTCTGCTTCCGGGCCCGCAGTTCCTGCTGTACATAGCCCTGTGGATCCTGCTCCCCTCGGAGGGCAAGGCCCGCACGGCTTGGTGA
- a CDS encoding ATP-binding protein: MKQSAAKTLGVAALGVAFAAAGAGAANAAPGVPGAPDPSQALGTVSQALPLENVSQALPGATGTVDQGQRTLGAGLEAAHPAAAPVLAEGPAAPVGGLLGGIPAGQTLPAEGLGLNGQPLGSGV; encoded by the coding sequence ATGAAGCAGTCTGCTGCCAAGACCCTCGGTGTCGCCGCTCTCGGTGTCGCCTTCGCCGCTGCGGGCGCGGGCGCCGCGAACGCCGCCCCGGGCGTGCCGGGCGCCCCCGACCCCTCCCAGGCCCTGGGCACCGTCTCGCAGGCGCTGCCCTTGGAGAACGTCTCGCAGGCGCTGCCGGGTGCCACCGGGACCGTCGACCAGGGGCAGCGGACGCTCGGCGCCGGGCTTGAGGCCGCGCACCCCGCCGCCGCCCCCGTCCTCGCAGAGGGCCCGGCCGCCCCCGTCGGCGGACTGCTCGGCGGCATCCCCGCCGGTCAGACCCTCCCCGCCGAAGGCCTCGGCCTGAACGGCCAGCCGCTCGGCAGCGGAGTCTGA
- a CDS encoding adenosine deaminase, with translation MTNQTDRTGGTPDSDQIRRAPKVLLHDHLDGGLRPGTIVELARDSGYSHLPETDPDRLGVWFREAADSGSLERYLETFSHTVGVMQTRDALFRVAAECAEDLAADGVVYAEVRYAPEQHLDAGLSLEEVVEAVNEGFREGERRAKAAGHRIRVGALLTAMRHAARALEIAELANRYRDLGVVGFDIAGAEAGYPPTRHLDAFEYLKRENNHFTIHAGEAFGLPSIWQALQWCGADRLGHGVRIIDDIQVHEDGSVKLGRLASYVRDKRIPLELCPSSNLQTGAARSYAEHPIGLLRRLHFRVTVNTDNRLMSHTSMSREFEHLVEAFGYTLDDMQWFSVNSMKSAFIPFDERLAMINDVIKPGYAELKSEWLFRQTASTSGSVGEES, from the coding sequence ATGACGAACCAGACTGACCGGACCGGAGGCACCCCGGACTCGGACCAGATCCGCCGGGCGCCCAAGGTTCTGCTGCACGACCACCTCGACGGCGGCCTCCGCCCCGGAACCATCGTCGAACTCGCCCGCGACAGCGGGTACTCCCACCTCCCGGAGACCGACCCCGACCGGCTCGGCGTCTGGTTCCGCGAGGCCGCCGACTCCGGGTCCCTGGAGCGGTACCTGGAGACCTTCTCCCACACCGTCGGCGTGATGCAGACCCGCGACGCCCTCTTCCGCGTAGCCGCCGAGTGCGCCGAGGACCTCGCCGCCGACGGGGTCGTCTACGCCGAGGTGCGCTACGCCCCCGAACAGCACCTCGACGCCGGGCTCAGCCTCGAAGAAGTCGTCGAGGCCGTCAACGAGGGCTTTCGGGAGGGCGAGCGGCGAGCCAAGGCCGCCGGCCACCGCATCCGGGTCGGCGCCCTGCTCACCGCCATGCGGCACGCCGCCCGCGCCCTGGAGATCGCCGAACTCGCCAACCGCTACCGAGACCTGGGCGTCGTCGGCTTCGACATCGCCGGCGCCGAGGCCGGCTACCCGCCCACCCGGCACCTCGACGCCTTCGAGTACCTCAAGCGGGAGAACAACCACTTCACCATCCACGCCGGTGAGGCCTTCGGACTCCCCTCCATCTGGCAGGCGCTCCAGTGGTGCGGCGCTGATCGGCTCGGCCATGGCGTCCGCATCATCGACGACATCCAGGTCCACGAGGACGGCTCCGTAAAGCTCGGCCGCCTCGCCTCCTACGTCCGCGACAAGCGCATCCCGTTGGAGCTGTGCCCCAGCTCCAACCTCCAGACCGGCGCCGCCCGTTCCTACGCCGAGCACCCCATCGGGCTGCTGCGGCGACTGCACTTCCGGGTCACCGTGAACACCGACAACCGACTGATGTCCCACACCAGCATGAGCCGCGAGTTCGAGCATCTGGTCGAGGCCTTCGGCTACACGCTCGACGACATGCAGTGGTTCTCGGTCAATTCCATGAAGTCGGCATTCATTCCTTTCGATGAACGACTGGCCATGATCAATGACGTGATCAAGCCCGGATATGCCGAGTTGAAATCCGAATGGCTGTTCCGTCAGACGGCGTCCACCAGCGGCTCTGTCGGCGAAGAGAGCTGA
- a CDS encoding alpha/beta hydrolase: MAHQAMPVRPPRLGRPIGPEPSTVGGVVLLLPAGDEASTRRPSPVVATASVRALGRRLARAGRGEGLATHVVHYRYRGWHGTEARLARDAEWAADEVVRRYGDVPVCLVGLHMGARAALHAGGHDAVNSVLAIAPWLPEEDVAAPPEPVKQLSGRRVLIVHGTNDERVDPELSFRFAARAKKTNPDICRFEVHADRHGLQQYRDEVYALASDFVMGALFGRAFSRPVEDALAAPPPLGLRMPLASGFGR, from the coding sequence ATGGCGCACCAAGCAATGCCGGTCCGGCCGCCCCGACTTGGACGGCCGATCGGCCCGGAGCCGAGCACGGTGGGCGGAGTCGTCCTGCTCCTCCCGGCCGGTGACGAGGCGTCCACCCGCAGACCCTCCCCCGTGGTGGCGACCGCCTCCGTACGCGCCCTCGGCCGCCGGCTCGCCCGCGCCGGGCGCGGCGAGGGCCTGGCGACGCACGTCGTGCACTACCGCTACCGGGGCTGGCACGGCACGGAGGCGCGGCTCGCGCGCGATGCCGAGTGGGCCGCGGACGAGGTGGTCCGGCGCTACGGGGATGTGCCGGTGTGCCTGGTGGGACTCCACATGGGGGCGCGGGCCGCGCTGCACGCGGGTGGGCACGATGCCGTCAACTCCGTGCTGGCCATCGCTCCTTGGTTGCCCGAGGAGGATGTGGCCGCGCCGCCCGAACCGGTGAAACAGTTGTCGGGGCGGCGGGTGTTGATCGTGCACGGCACGAACGATGAGCGGGTCGATCCTGAGCTGTCGTTCCGGTTCGCCGCGCGGGCGAAGAAGACGAACCCCGACATCTGCCGGTTCGAGGTGCATGCGGATCGGCATGGGTTGCAGCAGTACCGGGACGAGGTCTACGCGCTGGCCTCGGACTTTGTGATGGGGGCGTTGTTCGGGCGGGCGTTTTCCCGGCCGGTGGAGGATGCGTTGGCGGCTCCGCCTCCGTTGGGGTTGCGTATGCCGCTTGCCTCCGGCTTTGGGCGGTGA